The following are from one region of the Vitis riparia cultivar Riparia Gloire de Montpellier isolate 1030 chromosome 14, EGFV_Vit.rip_1.0, whole genome shotgun sequence genome:
- the LOC117930807 gene encoding serine/threonine-protein kinase EDR1 isoform X2, whose product MKHIFKKLHIGSSSHDPNRSNETLSSATTSSPACASDHRTSSAQSSVSPPSSYPSPTTVSSTAASTLPTATSPAASNRSDYFLSEEEFQVQLALAISASNSDFRDDSEKDQIRAATLLSLGRHRTDSVRDKDESAESMSRRYWDYNVLDYEEKVVDGFYDVYGLSTDPVIQGKMPSLTDLETNLGNSGFEVIVVNRRIDPALEELVQVAHCIALDCPAAEVGVLVQRLAEIVTDHMGGPVRDANIMLVKWMESRKELRTSLHTSILPVGSLSIGLSRHRALLFKILADNVGVPCRLVKGSHYTGVEDDAVNIIKLDNEREFLVDLMGAPGTLIPADILSAKDSSLKSYNPKLSKIPTLQASKDPGGVYSRPKPLLGDYEGSSQTSTIENSLPQDRKASSEKIESLDSFSSSSGDTGVGTSRISKRGTPVNQSDLRPSLAIGASVYKGSRGANAVGDGSRMNVNIVPYNQNSTEDPKNLFADLNPFQMIGSSKASAQSKPMENKVDEFQREKNSAAPGRPPLPLMWKNRYANNEVPRKKENDFVEGLFPKINRETNDYNLPSLTSNNATTSEKVYSGVFKLSGNAYMNNKVNDDQNSSCNTTSMLAPSTSQFNRLPLDEDVNANYNEEYHKDGKVFQSDMVDAAKEHDKNESGLHDHRKFRHDSFMENNLREAESPCSSVDSDAGKVDQMFEDVGECEIPWEDLVLGERIGLGSYGEVYHGDWNGTEVAVKKFLDQDFSGAALAEFKREVRIMRRLRHPNVVLFMGAVTRPPNLSIITEFLPRGSLYRILHRPSCQIDEKRRIKMALDVAKGMNCLHTSLPTIVHRDLKSPNLLVDKNWNVKVCDFGLSRLKHNTFLSSKSTAGTFLFVSLSGWPQKFSAMKIQMRSVISIALESFCGSLQR is encoded by the exons atGAAGCACATTTTCAAGAAGCTTCATATAGGGAGTAGCAGTCACGATCCCAATCGATCCAACGAAACCCTAAGCTCCGCCACTACATCATCGCCCGCCTGTGCTTCCGATCATCGGACATCTTCCGCGCAGTCTTCGGTGAGCCCTCCCTCCTCCTATCCTTCTCCGACTACTGTATCCTCCACCGCCGCCTCCACCCTCCCCACCGCCACCTCTCCGGCGGCATCGAATCGGTCGGACTATTTCTTGTCCGAAGAGGAGTTTCAGGTCCAACTTGCTCTTGCTATCAGCGCTTCCAATTCGGACTTCCGTGATGATTCGGAGAAGGATCAGATCCGCGCCGCGACGTTGCTCAGCTTGGGCCGCCACCGAACTGATTCGGTCCGCGATAAGGATGAATCGGCGGAGTCTATGTCGCGCCGATATTGG GATTACAATGTGCTTGACTATGAAGAGAAAGTGGTAGATGGGTTTTATGATGTGTATGGGCTCTCCACAGATCCAGTAATCCAAGGGAAAATGCCATCTCTCACAGATCTTGAAACAAACCTTGGAAACTCTGGATTTGAAGTGATTGTAGTTAACCGCAGAATTGACCCTGCCCTGGAAGAGTTGGTGCAAGTCGCACACTGTATTGCCTTAGACTGCCCTGCTGCTGAGGTTGGTGTTTTGGTGCAGAGGCTTGCTGAGATTGTTACAGATCACATGGGTGGGCCAGTAAGGGATGCTAATATTATGTTGGTGAAGTGGATGGAAAGCAGAAAAGAGTTGAGGACATCTCTTCACACAAGCATTTTGCCTGTTGGGTCCTTAAGTATTGGCCTTTCACGCCACCGTGCTTTGCTTTTCAAG ATATTAGCTGACAATGTTGGTGTACCATGTCGACTGGTAAAAGGTAGTCATTACACTGGCGTAGAGGATGATGCTGTCAACATAATAAAATTGGATAATGAAAG GGAGTTTTTGGTTGATCTCATGGGAGCCCCTGGGACACTTATACCAGCTGACATTCTTAGTGCAAAGGATAGTTCTTTAAAGTCATATAAtccaaaattaagtaaaatcCCAACTCTTCAGGCATCTAAGGACCCTGGAGGTGTTTACTCAAGACCTAAGCCATTGCTTGGTGATTATGAAGGCAGTAGTCAAACCTCCACAATTGAAAATAGTTTGCCTCAGGATAGGAAAGCAAGTTCTGAAAAGATAGAATCCTTGGATTCATTTTCTAGTTCAAGTGGTGACACTGGTGTTGGTACTTCCAGAATTTCTAAAAGAGGGACTCCTGTTAATCAGTCAGATCTTCGGCCTTCATTGGCAATCGGGGCCTCTGTGTATAAAGGGAGTCGTGGTGCCAATGCAGTTGGTGATGGTTCGAGGATGAATGTTAACATAGTTCCATATAATCAAAACAGCACAGAAGACCCTAAAAACCTTTTTGCAGATCTTAATCCTTTCCAGATGATAGGATCCAGCAAGGCTTCTGCACAGAGCAAACCTATGGAGAATAAAGTTGATGAGtttcaaagagagaaaaatagcGCTGCCCCTGGTAGACCCCCTTTGCCATTGATGTGGAAGAATCGTTATGCTAACAATGAGGTcccaagaaaaaaggaaaatgattttgtgGAGGGTCTCTTTCCAAAAATCAACCGTGAAACCAATGACTACAATCTGCCATCATTAACTTCCAACAATGCTACTACATCTGAAAAAGTTTATTCCGGTGTTTTCAAGTTATCTGGTAATGCCTATATGAATAACAAAGTTAATGATGACCAAAATTCTTCTTGTAATACCACTTCAATGTTGGCACCAAGCACAAGTCAGTTCAATAGGTTACCTTTGGATGAGGATGTAAATGCTAATTACAATGAAGAATATCACAAGGatgggaaagtttttcaaagtgACATGGTAGATGCTGCAAAAGAACATGACAAGAATGAAAGTGGTCTGCATGATCACAGGAAGTTCAGACATGATAGCTTTATGGAGAACAATTTGAGGGAAGCTGAAAGTCCTTGCTCTTCTGTTGACAGTGATGCTGGTAAAGTTGATCAAATGTTTGAAGATGTAGGTGAATGCGAAATTCCTTGGGAAGACCTGGTTCTTGGGGAAAGGATCGGACTAG GCTCGTATGGAGAGGTCTACCATGGTGATTGGAATGGCACA GAGGTTGCTGTGAAGAAGTTCTTGGACCAGGATTTCTCAGGTGCTGCTTTGGCCGAGTTCAAAAGAGAA GTGCGAATAATGCGTAGATTGCGTCATCCAAATGTTGTTCTTTTTATGGGTGCTGTTACTCGCCCTCCAAACCTCTCTATCATCACTGAGTTTCTTCCAAG AGGAAGCTTATATCGGATTCTTCATCGTCCTTCTTGTCAAATTGATGAGAAGCGTAGAATAAAAATGGCTCTTGATGTG GCAAAGGGTATGAATTGTTTGCACACCAGTTTACCAACAATTGTTCACCGGGATTTGAAGTCACCAAATCTGCTGGTTGATAAGAACTGGAATGTCAAG GTATGTGATTTTGGGTTGTCACGCCTGAAGCACAACACATTTTTGTCATCCAAATCAACTGCTGGAACG TTTCTGTTTGTTAGCCTGAGTGGATGGCCCCAGAAGTTCTCCGCaatgaaaattcaaatgagAA GTGTGATATCTATAGCTTTGGAATCATTCTGTGGGAGCTTGCAACGTTAA
- the LOC117930807 gene encoding serine/threonine-protein kinase EDR1 isoform X4, whose translation MKHIFKKLHIGSSSHDPNRSNETLSSATTSSPACASDHRTSSAQSSVSPPSSYPSPTTVSSTAASTLPTATSPAASNRSDYFLSEEEFQVQLALAISASNSDFRDDSEKDQIRAATLLSLGRHRTDSVRDKDESAESMSRRYWDYNVLDYEEKVVDGFYDVYGLSTDPVIQGKMPSLTDLETNLGNSGFEVIVVNRRIDPALEELVQVAHCIALDCPAAEVGVLVQRLAEIVTDHMGGPVRDANIMLVKWMESRKELRTSLHTSILPVGSLSIGLSRHRALLFKILADNVGVPCRLVKGSHYTGVEDDAVNIIKLDNEREFLVDLMGAPGTLIPADILSAKDSSLKSYNPKLSKIPTLQASKDPGGVYSRPKPLLGDYEGSSQTSTIENSLPQDRKASSEKIESLDSFSSSSGDTGVGTSRISKRGTPVNQSDLRPSLAIGASVYKGSRGANAVGDGSRMNVNIVPYNQNSTEDPKNLFADLNPFQMIGSSKASAQSKPMENKVDEFQREKNSAAPGRPPLPLMWKNRYANNEVPRKKENDFVEGLFPKINRETNDYNLPSLTSNNATTSEKVYSGVFKLSGNAYMNNKVNDDQNSSCNTTSMLAPSTSQFNRLPLDEDVNANYNEEYHKDGKVFQSDMVDAAKEHDKNESGLHDHRKFRHDSFMENNLREAESPCSSVDSDAGKVDQMFEDVGECEIPWEDLVLGERIGLGSYGEVYHGDWNGTEVAVKKFLDQDFSGAALAEFKREVRIMRRLRHPNVVLFMGAVTRPPNLSIITEFLPRACKQLGHMERVCKNKQQEEHQA comes from the exons atGAAGCACATTTTCAAGAAGCTTCATATAGGGAGTAGCAGTCACGATCCCAATCGATCCAACGAAACCCTAAGCTCCGCCACTACATCATCGCCCGCCTGTGCTTCCGATCATCGGACATCTTCCGCGCAGTCTTCGGTGAGCCCTCCCTCCTCCTATCCTTCTCCGACTACTGTATCCTCCACCGCCGCCTCCACCCTCCCCACCGCCACCTCTCCGGCGGCATCGAATCGGTCGGACTATTTCTTGTCCGAAGAGGAGTTTCAGGTCCAACTTGCTCTTGCTATCAGCGCTTCCAATTCGGACTTCCGTGATGATTCGGAGAAGGATCAGATCCGCGCCGCGACGTTGCTCAGCTTGGGCCGCCACCGAACTGATTCGGTCCGCGATAAGGATGAATCGGCGGAGTCTATGTCGCGCCGATATTGG GATTACAATGTGCTTGACTATGAAGAGAAAGTGGTAGATGGGTTTTATGATGTGTATGGGCTCTCCACAGATCCAGTAATCCAAGGGAAAATGCCATCTCTCACAGATCTTGAAACAAACCTTGGAAACTCTGGATTTGAAGTGATTGTAGTTAACCGCAGAATTGACCCTGCCCTGGAAGAGTTGGTGCAAGTCGCACACTGTATTGCCTTAGACTGCCCTGCTGCTGAGGTTGGTGTTTTGGTGCAGAGGCTTGCTGAGATTGTTACAGATCACATGGGTGGGCCAGTAAGGGATGCTAATATTATGTTGGTGAAGTGGATGGAAAGCAGAAAAGAGTTGAGGACATCTCTTCACACAAGCATTTTGCCTGTTGGGTCCTTAAGTATTGGCCTTTCACGCCACCGTGCTTTGCTTTTCAAG ATATTAGCTGACAATGTTGGTGTACCATGTCGACTGGTAAAAGGTAGTCATTACACTGGCGTAGAGGATGATGCTGTCAACATAATAAAATTGGATAATGAAAG GGAGTTTTTGGTTGATCTCATGGGAGCCCCTGGGACACTTATACCAGCTGACATTCTTAGTGCAAAGGATAGTTCTTTAAAGTCATATAAtccaaaattaagtaaaatcCCAACTCTTCAGGCATCTAAGGACCCTGGAGGTGTTTACTCAAGACCTAAGCCATTGCTTGGTGATTATGAAGGCAGTAGTCAAACCTCCACAATTGAAAATAGTTTGCCTCAGGATAGGAAAGCAAGTTCTGAAAAGATAGAATCCTTGGATTCATTTTCTAGTTCAAGTGGTGACACTGGTGTTGGTACTTCCAGAATTTCTAAAAGAGGGACTCCTGTTAATCAGTCAGATCTTCGGCCTTCATTGGCAATCGGGGCCTCTGTGTATAAAGGGAGTCGTGGTGCCAATGCAGTTGGTGATGGTTCGAGGATGAATGTTAACATAGTTCCATATAATCAAAACAGCACAGAAGACCCTAAAAACCTTTTTGCAGATCTTAATCCTTTCCAGATGATAGGATCCAGCAAGGCTTCTGCACAGAGCAAACCTATGGAGAATAAAGTTGATGAGtttcaaagagagaaaaatagcGCTGCCCCTGGTAGACCCCCTTTGCCATTGATGTGGAAGAATCGTTATGCTAACAATGAGGTcccaagaaaaaaggaaaatgattttgtgGAGGGTCTCTTTCCAAAAATCAACCGTGAAACCAATGACTACAATCTGCCATCATTAACTTCCAACAATGCTACTACATCTGAAAAAGTTTATTCCGGTGTTTTCAAGTTATCTGGTAATGCCTATATGAATAACAAAGTTAATGATGACCAAAATTCTTCTTGTAATACCACTTCAATGTTGGCACCAAGCACAAGTCAGTTCAATAGGTTACCTTTGGATGAGGATGTAAATGCTAATTACAATGAAGAATATCACAAGGatgggaaagtttttcaaagtgACATGGTAGATGCTGCAAAAGAACATGACAAGAATGAAAGTGGTCTGCATGATCACAGGAAGTTCAGACATGATAGCTTTATGGAGAACAATTTGAGGGAAGCTGAAAGTCCTTGCTCTTCTGTTGACAGTGATGCTGGTAAAGTTGATCAAATGTTTGAAGATGTAGGTGAATGCGAAATTCCTTGGGAAGACCTGGTTCTTGGGGAAAGGATCGGACTAG GCTCGTATGGAGAGGTCTACCATGGTGATTGGAATGGCACA GAGGTTGCTGTGAAGAAGTTCTTGGACCAGGATTTCTCAGGTGCTGCTTTGGCCGAGTTCAAAAGAGAA GTGCGAATAATGCGTAGATTGCGTCATCCAAATGTTGTTCTTTTTATGGGTGCTGTTACTCGCCCTCCAAACCTCTCTATCATCACTGAGTTTCTTCCAAG GGCATGCAAACAATTGGGGCATATGGAGAGGGTgtgtaaaaacaaacaacaagaAGAACACCAAGCTTAA
- the LOC117930807 gene encoding serine/threonine-protein kinase EDR1 isoform X3 yields MKHIFKKLHIGSSSHDPNRSNETLSSATTSSPACASDHRTSSAQSSVSPPSSYPSPTTVSSTAASTLPTATSPAASNRSDYFLSEEEFQVQLALAISASNSDFRDDSEKDQIRAATLLSLGRHRTDSVRDKDESAESMSRRYWDYNVLDYEEKVVDGFYDVYGLSTDPVIQGKMPSLTDLETNLGNSGFEVIVVNRRIDPALEELVQVAHCIALDCPAAEVGVLVQRLAEIVTDHMGGPVRDANIMLVKWMESRKELRTSLHTSILPVGSLSIGLSRHRALLFKILADNVGVPCRLVKGSHYTGVEDDAVNIIKLDNEREFLVDLMGAPGTLIPADILSAKDSSLKSYNPKLSKIPTLQASKDPGGVYSRPKPLLGDYEGSSQTSTIENSLPQDRKASSEKIESLDSFSSSSGDTGVGTSRISKRGTPVNQSDLRPSLAIGASVYKGSRGANAVGDGSRMNVNIVPYNQNSTEDPKNLFADLNPFQMIGSSKASAQSKPMENKVDEFQREKNSAAPGRPPLPLMWKNRYANNEVPRKKENDFVEGLFPKINRETNDYNLPSLTSNNATTSEKVYSGVFKLSGNAYMNNKVNDDQNSSCNTTSMLAPSTSQFNRLPLDEDVNANYNEEYHKDGKVFQSDMVDAAKEHDKNESGLHDHRKFRHDSFMENNLREAESPCSSVDSDAGKVDQMFEDVGECEIPWEDLVLGERIGLGSYGEVYHGDWNGTEVAVKKFLDQDFSGAALAEFKREVRIMRRLRHPNVVLFMGAVTRPPNLSIITEFLPSAGHANNWGIWRGCVKTNNKKNTKLK; encoded by the exons atGAAGCACATTTTCAAGAAGCTTCATATAGGGAGTAGCAGTCACGATCCCAATCGATCCAACGAAACCCTAAGCTCCGCCACTACATCATCGCCCGCCTGTGCTTCCGATCATCGGACATCTTCCGCGCAGTCTTCGGTGAGCCCTCCCTCCTCCTATCCTTCTCCGACTACTGTATCCTCCACCGCCGCCTCCACCCTCCCCACCGCCACCTCTCCGGCGGCATCGAATCGGTCGGACTATTTCTTGTCCGAAGAGGAGTTTCAGGTCCAACTTGCTCTTGCTATCAGCGCTTCCAATTCGGACTTCCGTGATGATTCGGAGAAGGATCAGATCCGCGCCGCGACGTTGCTCAGCTTGGGCCGCCACCGAACTGATTCGGTCCGCGATAAGGATGAATCGGCGGAGTCTATGTCGCGCCGATATTGG GATTACAATGTGCTTGACTATGAAGAGAAAGTGGTAGATGGGTTTTATGATGTGTATGGGCTCTCCACAGATCCAGTAATCCAAGGGAAAATGCCATCTCTCACAGATCTTGAAACAAACCTTGGAAACTCTGGATTTGAAGTGATTGTAGTTAACCGCAGAATTGACCCTGCCCTGGAAGAGTTGGTGCAAGTCGCACACTGTATTGCCTTAGACTGCCCTGCTGCTGAGGTTGGTGTTTTGGTGCAGAGGCTTGCTGAGATTGTTACAGATCACATGGGTGGGCCAGTAAGGGATGCTAATATTATGTTGGTGAAGTGGATGGAAAGCAGAAAAGAGTTGAGGACATCTCTTCACACAAGCATTTTGCCTGTTGGGTCCTTAAGTATTGGCCTTTCACGCCACCGTGCTTTGCTTTTCAAG ATATTAGCTGACAATGTTGGTGTACCATGTCGACTGGTAAAAGGTAGTCATTACACTGGCGTAGAGGATGATGCTGTCAACATAATAAAATTGGATAATGAAAG GGAGTTTTTGGTTGATCTCATGGGAGCCCCTGGGACACTTATACCAGCTGACATTCTTAGTGCAAAGGATAGTTCTTTAAAGTCATATAAtccaaaattaagtaaaatcCCAACTCTTCAGGCATCTAAGGACCCTGGAGGTGTTTACTCAAGACCTAAGCCATTGCTTGGTGATTATGAAGGCAGTAGTCAAACCTCCACAATTGAAAATAGTTTGCCTCAGGATAGGAAAGCAAGTTCTGAAAAGATAGAATCCTTGGATTCATTTTCTAGTTCAAGTGGTGACACTGGTGTTGGTACTTCCAGAATTTCTAAAAGAGGGACTCCTGTTAATCAGTCAGATCTTCGGCCTTCATTGGCAATCGGGGCCTCTGTGTATAAAGGGAGTCGTGGTGCCAATGCAGTTGGTGATGGTTCGAGGATGAATGTTAACATAGTTCCATATAATCAAAACAGCACAGAAGACCCTAAAAACCTTTTTGCAGATCTTAATCCTTTCCAGATGATAGGATCCAGCAAGGCTTCTGCACAGAGCAAACCTATGGAGAATAAAGTTGATGAGtttcaaagagagaaaaatagcGCTGCCCCTGGTAGACCCCCTTTGCCATTGATGTGGAAGAATCGTTATGCTAACAATGAGGTcccaagaaaaaaggaaaatgattttgtgGAGGGTCTCTTTCCAAAAATCAACCGTGAAACCAATGACTACAATCTGCCATCATTAACTTCCAACAATGCTACTACATCTGAAAAAGTTTATTCCGGTGTTTTCAAGTTATCTGGTAATGCCTATATGAATAACAAAGTTAATGATGACCAAAATTCTTCTTGTAATACCACTTCAATGTTGGCACCAAGCACAAGTCAGTTCAATAGGTTACCTTTGGATGAGGATGTAAATGCTAATTACAATGAAGAATATCACAAGGatgggaaagtttttcaaagtgACATGGTAGATGCTGCAAAAGAACATGACAAGAATGAAAGTGGTCTGCATGATCACAGGAAGTTCAGACATGATAGCTTTATGGAGAACAATTTGAGGGAAGCTGAAAGTCCTTGCTCTTCTGTTGACAGTGATGCTGGTAAAGTTGATCAAATGTTTGAAGATGTAGGTGAATGCGAAATTCCTTGGGAAGACCTGGTTCTTGGGGAAAGGATCGGACTAG GCTCGTATGGAGAGGTCTACCATGGTGATTGGAATGGCACA GAGGTTGCTGTGAAGAAGTTCTTGGACCAGGATTTCTCAGGTGCTGCTTTGGCCGAGTTCAAAAGAGAA GTGCGAATAATGCGTAGATTGCGTCATCCAAATGTTGTTCTTTTTATGGGTGCTGTTACTCGCCCTCCAAACCTCTCTATCATCACTGAGTTTCTTCCAAG TGCAGGGCATGCAAACAATTGGGGCATATGGAGAGGGTgtgtaaaaacaaacaacaagaAGAACACCAAGCTTAAGTAG
- the LOC117930807 gene encoding serine/threonine-protein kinase EDR1 isoform X5, producing the protein MKHIFKKLHIGSSSHDPNRSNETLSSATTSSPACASDHRTSSAQSSVSPPSSYPSPTTVSSTAASTLPTATSPAASNRSDYFLSEEEFQVQLALAISASNSDFRDDSEKDQIRAATLLSLGRHRTDSVRDKDESAESMSRRYWDYNVLDYEEKVVDGFYDVYGLSTDPVIQGKMPSLTDLETNLGNSGFEVIVVNRRIDPALEELVQVAHCIALDCPAAEVGVLVQRLAEIVTDHMGGPVRDANIMLVKWMESRKELRTSLHTSILPVGSLSIGLSRHRALLFKILADNVGVPCRLVKGSHYTGVEDDAVNIIKLDNEREFLVDLMGAPGTLIPADILSAKDSSLKSYNPKLSKIPTLQASKDPGGVYSRPKPLLGDYEGSSQTSTIENSLPQDRKASSEKIESLDSFSSSSGDTGVGTSRISKRGTPVNQSDLRPSLAIGASVYKGSRGANAVGDGSRMNVNIVPYNQNSTEDPKNLFADLNPFQMIGSSKASAQSKPMENKVDEFQREKNSAAPGRPPLPLMWKNRYANNEVPRKKENDFVEGLFPKINRETNDYNLPSLTSNNATTSEKVYSGVFKLSGNAYMNNKVNDDQNSSCNTTSMLAPSTSQFNRLPLDEDVNANYNEEYHKDGKVFQSDMVDAAKEHDKNESGLHDHRKFRHDSFMENNLREAESPCSSVDSDAGKVDQMFEDVGECEIPWEDLVLGERIGLGSYGEVYHGDWNGTEVAVKKFLDQDFSGAALAEFKREVRIMRRLRHPNVVLFMGAVTRPPNLSIITEFLPRYVILGCHA; encoded by the exons atGAAGCACATTTTCAAGAAGCTTCATATAGGGAGTAGCAGTCACGATCCCAATCGATCCAACGAAACCCTAAGCTCCGCCACTACATCATCGCCCGCCTGTGCTTCCGATCATCGGACATCTTCCGCGCAGTCTTCGGTGAGCCCTCCCTCCTCCTATCCTTCTCCGACTACTGTATCCTCCACCGCCGCCTCCACCCTCCCCACCGCCACCTCTCCGGCGGCATCGAATCGGTCGGACTATTTCTTGTCCGAAGAGGAGTTTCAGGTCCAACTTGCTCTTGCTATCAGCGCTTCCAATTCGGACTTCCGTGATGATTCGGAGAAGGATCAGATCCGCGCCGCGACGTTGCTCAGCTTGGGCCGCCACCGAACTGATTCGGTCCGCGATAAGGATGAATCGGCGGAGTCTATGTCGCGCCGATATTGG GATTACAATGTGCTTGACTATGAAGAGAAAGTGGTAGATGGGTTTTATGATGTGTATGGGCTCTCCACAGATCCAGTAATCCAAGGGAAAATGCCATCTCTCACAGATCTTGAAACAAACCTTGGAAACTCTGGATTTGAAGTGATTGTAGTTAACCGCAGAATTGACCCTGCCCTGGAAGAGTTGGTGCAAGTCGCACACTGTATTGCCTTAGACTGCCCTGCTGCTGAGGTTGGTGTTTTGGTGCAGAGGCTTGCTGAGATTGTTACAGATCACATGGGTGGGCCAGTAAGGGATGCTAATATTATGTTGGTGAAGTGGATGGAAAGCAGAAAAGAGTTGAGGACATCTCTTCACACAAGCATTTTGCCTGTTGGGTCCTTAAGTATTGGCCTTTCACGCCACCGTGCTTTGCTTTTCAAG ATATTAGCTGACAATGTTGGTGTACCATGTCGACTGGTAAAAGGTAGTCATTACACTGGCGTAGAGGATGATGCTGTCAACATAATAAAATTGGATAATGAAAG GGAGTTTTTGGTTGATCTCATGGGAGCCCCTGGGACACTTATACCAGCTGACATTCTTAGTGCAAAGGATAGTTCTTTAAAGTCATATAAtccaaaattaagtaaaatcCCAACTCTTCAGGCATCTAAGGACCCTGGAGGTGTTTACTCAAGACCTAAGCCATTGCTTGGTGATTATGAAGGCAGTAGTCAAACCTCCACAATTGAAAATAGTTTGCCTCAGGATAGGAAAGCAAGTTCTGAAAAGATAGAATCCTTGGATTCATTTTCTAGTTCAAGTGGTGACACTGGTGTTGGTACTTCCAGAATTTCTAAAAGAGGGACTCCTGTTAATCAGTCAGATCTTCGGCCTTCATTGGCAATCGGGGCCTCTGTGTATAAAGGGAGTCGTGGTGCCAATGCAGTTGGTGATGGTTCGAGGATGAATGTTAACATAGTTCCATATAATCAAAACAGCACAGAAGACCCTAAAAACCTTTTTGCAGATCTTAATCCTTTCCAGATGATAGGATCCAGCAAGGCTTCTGCACAGAGCAAACCTATGGAGAATAAAGTTGATGAGtttcaaagagagaaaaatagcGCTGCCCCTGGTAGACCCCCTTTGCCATTGATGTGGAAGAATCGTTATGCTAACAATGAGGTcccaagaaaaaaggaaaatgattttgtgGAGGGTCTCTTTCCAAAAATCAACCGTGAAACCAATGACTACAATCTGCCATCATTAACTTCCAACAATGCTACTACATCTGAAAAAGTTTATTCCGGTGTTTTCAAGTTATCTGGTAATGCCTATATGAATAACAAAGTTAATGATGACCAAAATTCTTCTTGTAATACCACTTCAATGTTGGCACCAAGCACAAGTCAGTTCAATAGGTTACCTTTGGATGAGGATGTAAATGCTAATTACAATGAAGAATATCACAAGGatgggaaagtttttcaaagtgACATGGTAGATGCTGCAAAAGAACATGACAAGAATGAAAGTGGTCTGCATGATCACAGGAAGTTCAGACATGATAGCTTTATGGAGAACAATTTGAGGGAAGCTGAAAGTCCTTGCTCTTCTGTTGACAGTGATGCTGGTAAAGTTGATCAAATGTTTGAAGATGTAGGTGAATGCGAAATTCCTTGGGAAGACCTGGTTCTTGGGGAAAGGATCGGACTAG GCTCGTATGGAGAGGTCTACCATGGTGATTGGAATGGCACA GAGGTTGCTGTGAAGAAGTTCTTGGACCAGGATTTCTCAGGTGCTGCTTTGGCCGAGTTCAAAAGAGAA GTGCGAATAATGCGTAGATTGCGTCATCCAAATGTTGTTCTTTTTATGGGTGCTGTTACTCGCCCTCCAAACCTCTCTATCATCACTGAGTTTCTTCCAAG GTATGTGATTTTGGGTTGTCACGCCTGA